One Candidatus Methylomirabilota bacterium DNA window includes the following coding sequences:
- a CDS encoding IS110 family transposase, whose amino-acid sequence AAGKAKKVALTACMRKLLTILNAMLKHQTPWTINIARSS is encoded by the coding sequence TGCAGCCGGGAAAGCGAAGAAGGTCGCCTTGACCGCCTGTATGCGGAAGCTGCTGACCATTCTGAATGCGATGCTCAAACATCAGACCCCGTGGACCATAAATATTGCGCGTAGCTCTTGA